The following coding sequences lie in one Apium graveolens cultivar Ventura chromosome 1, ASM990537v1, whole genome shotgun sequence genomic window:
- the LOC141707985 gene encoding uncharacterized protein LOC141707985 encodes MLGKKGWRLLKFETSLVGRVFKAKYYPHSSFLDAKLGCNPSYVWRSILETQTLLKRGARWRIGDGRSISVVEHPWLTDMQNPCIITHNEDLRGMTVDQLFKICVRAWNENVIDSLFVTRDRRAIYDVMKEKVAKISVVCWNIWRARNEVIWNNRNVRAGNVVSVAVAYLSQWQDVQKKRKVTSHMPNSSPGNIERWTKPERGCVKINCDAALFTSTSQFGVAWVVRNDKGDLIYANCRCFVGKPESHYAEAVSIREALSWAKDAIDSREESNDPDLQLRFVVESDC; translated from the exons ATGTTGGGAAAGAAAGGTTGGAGGTTGTTAAAGTTTGAGACTTCTCTTGTTGGGCGAGTTTTTAAAGCAAAATATTATCCTCATAGCAGTTTTTTGGATGCAAAACTTGGCTGCAATCCCAGCTATGTCTGGAGAAGCATTCTAGAAACTCAAACTCTACTGAAAAGAGGAGCAAGGTGGCGAATAGGAGATGGTCGGAGCATTTCTGTAGTTGAACATCCCTGGCTAACAGATATGCAGAACCCTTGTATTATTACACATAATGAAGATTTACGAGGGATGACAGTTGACCAACTATTTAAAATATGTGTTAGAGCTTGGAATGAGAATGTTATTGATAGCTTGTTTGTTACTCGTGACAGGAGAGCAATCTATGATGTG ATGAAGGAAAAAGTGGCAAAAATTAGTGTTGTCTGCTGGAATATATGGAGAGCTCGAAATGAGGTAATTTGGAACAACAGGAATGTGCGTGCTGGGAACGTGGTGTCTGTTGCAGTTGCATATCTTTCACAGTGGCAAGATGTTCAGAAAAAAAGGAAAGTTACTTCCCATATGCCTAATTCTTCACCAGGCAATATTGAACGTTGGACGAAACCAGAGCGTGGATGTGTGAAGATAAACTGTGATGCTGCGTTATTCACTAGTACGAGTCAGTTTGGAGTAGCTTGGGTagtgaggaatgataaaggagaTCTTATCTATGCAAATTGTCGATGTTTTGTAGGCAAACCAGAAAGTCACTATGCTGAAGCTGTGAGTATTAGGGAGGCTCTAAGTTGGGCTAAAGATGCAATCGATAGTAGAGAAGAAAGCAATGATCCTGACCTACAGCTACGGTTTGTAGTGGAGTCTGATTGTTAG
- the LOC141667970 gene encoding SWI/SNF complex subunit SWI3D isoform X1, protein MEDKHKTAETLAPAVETPTKVSDPPPDQTPPSRRRGGAQKRKLSSLSNLSGHQTSSSKRQAREKPPVVPFHQIHNGPLTRARLQPFFEAPEVKSEADVANARSLESRAKKVEEELVAAREDYEALEAKIQAECKKIMSRNAGDHVVPVHCGWFSWTKIHTLEERSLPSFFSGKFENRTPELYMEIRNLIMNKFHANPNTRIELKDLCEISLGDLNAKQEIIEFLDYWGLINYHPFPETESSILNIDADEAEKTDSLLQKLYHFDKEESSAQAILKSNVTTPTLASRLFPESSLAEELMTAEGPSVEYHCNSCSADCSRKRYHCQKQADYDLCTDCFTSGKFDSDMSPSDFILMEPADAAGASSGKWTDQETLLLLEALELYKENWNEIAEHVATKTKAQCILHFVQMPIEDPFMDCDDQPDVSLRDEVGPISGTEDAHDSKDVNGGAEHEDKDISSPPLSTSIENSNPAGISEAQVIQEQGENCILKALREAFEVVGSPHSPEDKFSFSEAGNPVMALAAFLVRLVEPDVVTASTRTSLKAISGNVSGTQLASRHCFLLEDPMVEEKKTADSTSQGVGHEGQNNVIQESKKDDENLNSVSDKIDLSSEHDIENRETSVREVKEQLVSPNGECLDNSQASKGPDLVHEKVEPGPVTKSDIEKLPKELEANVEPPPTSPEKAEDARFQGAASQSLDAQKEDEMLYSNSIEALKNEKLSSSISEQKDQGHVVTSVSIVQNADNKDVREAEDSKNENKDSADTKDDLCIEKIKHAAVTAVSSAAVKAKLLADQEEDQIRLLATLLVEKQLHKLETKLAFFTEMDSLVMRVRELLERSKQRLYQERAQIIAVRLGVSNSSSRPMSQSLPVNRAAMHFANSALRPPGSMTFQRPPIARPVMPSNPMAGNSIQSNQGNHSSAGMN, encoded by the exons ATGGAAGACAAGCACAAAACCGCCGAAACCCTAGCTCCCGCCGTCGAAACTCCGACGAAAGTCTCCGATCCTCCACCGGACCAAACACCTCCGTCGCGCCGTCGTGGAGGCGCTCAAAAACGCAAACTTTCTAGCTTAAGCAACCTTTCCGGCCACCAAACGTCATCGTCGAAGCGTCAAGCTCGAGAGAAGCCGCCGGTGGTGCCGTTTCATCAGATCCACAACGGTCCGTTGACGCGCGCGCGGCTTCAACCATTTTTTGAAGCTCCGGAGGTGAAGAGTGAGGCGGATGTTGCGAATGCGAGGAGTTTGGAGTCGAGAGCGAAGAAAGTTGAGGAGGAATTGGTTGCGGCGAGAGAGGATTACGAGGCGTTGGAGGCGAAGATCCAAGCGGAGTGTAAGAAGATTATGTCGAGAAATGCTGGTGATCATGTAGTGCCTGTGCATTGCG GTTGGTTTTCTTGGACAAAAATACACACATTGGAGGAGCGATCATTGCCTTCGTTCTTTAGTGGGAAATTCGAGAATCGGACTCCTGAATTATACATGGAGATTCGTAACTTGATCATGAATAAATTTCATGCAAATCCTAATACAAGAATTGAATTAAAAGATCTATGTGAGATCTCACTTGGGGATTTAAATGCAAAGCAAGAGATTATCGAATTTCTTGATTATTGGGGTCTAATTAATTACCATCCATTTCCAGAGACCGAGTCTTCTATTTTGAATATTGATGCCGATGAAGCAGAAAAAACAGATTCTTTGCTTCAAAAACTGTACCATTTTGACAAGGAAGAATCAAGTGCACAAGCAATTCTCAAAAGTAACGTGACAACACCAACTCTTGCATCTCGCTTGTTTCCTGAGTCTTCTCTTGCTGAAGAGTTGATGACAGCTGAAGGTCCATCTGTTGAATATCATTGCAACTCTTGCTCAGCTGATTGCTCTCGCAAGCGGTATCATTGCCAGAAGCAG GCCGACTATGACTTATGCACTGACTGCTTCACCAGTGGCAAGTTTGACTCTGATATGTCCCCTTCTGATTTCATCTTAATGGAGCCTGCTGACGCTGCTGGTGCCAGCAGTGGGAAATGGACTGATCAAGAGACACTTCTTCTTCTTGAAGCACTAGAACTTTACAAAGAAAACTGGAATGAAATTGCTGAGCATGTCGCTACTAAAACCAAAGCTCAGTGTATCCTGCACTTTGTTCAGATGCCGATTGAGGACccttttatggattgtgatgatcAGCCTGATGTGAGCCTCAGAGATGAGGTAGGCCCAATTTCAGGCACTGAAGATGCTCATGATTCTAAAGATGTGAATGGAGGTGCAGAACACGAAGATAAAGACATCAGCAGTCCTCCCTTGTCCACTTCCATAGAAAATTCAAATCCTGCAGGCATCAGTGAAGCACAAGTGATTCAGGAACAAGGCGAAAACTGCATCTTGAAGGCACTTAGAGAAGCATTTGAAGTTGTCGGCTCTCCTCATTCGCCTGAAgataaattttctttttctgaagCTGGGAATCCTGTTATGGCTTTG GCAGCATTCCTCGTAAGATTAGTGGAACCTGATGTTGTTACTGCTTCAACTCGTACTTCTCTTAAAGCAATATCTGGCAATGTCTCTGGTACGCAACTGGCTTCAAGGCACTGCTTTCTGTTGGAAGATCCGATGGTTGAGGAGAAAAAAACTGCAGACTCAACAAG TCAAGGGGTTGGACATGAAGGTCAAAATAATGTCATTCAGGAGAGCAAGAAGGATGATGAGAACTTAAATTCAGTCTCTGATAAAATTGATTTATCAAGTGAACATGATATAGAAAACAGGGAGACTTCTGTAAGAGAAGTAAAAGAACAATTAGTTTCTCCAAATGGTGAATGCTTAGACAATTCTCAAGCTTCAAAAGGGCCAGATTTGGTTCATGAAAAGGTTGAACCTGGCCCTGTAACCAAGTCAGATATTGAGAAATTACCCAAGGAACTAGAAGCTAACGTTGAGCCTCCTCCAACTTCTCCAGAAAAGGCCGAAGATGCTAGATTTCAGGGAGCAGCTTCTCAATCATTAGATGCTCAAAAAGAAGACGAGATGTTATACTCCAATTCCATAGAGGCTCTAAAGAATGAGAAGTTATCTTCTTCCATTTCAGAACAGAAAGATCAGGGACATGTAGTAACTTCAGTCTCTATCGTTCAAAATGCAGACAATAAAG ATGTAAGAGAAGCGGAAGACAGCAAAAATGAGAACAAAGATTCTGCTGATACCAAAGATGATCTCTGCATTGAGAAGATAAAACATGCTGCTGTTACTGCAGTCTCATCCGCAGCTGTGAAGGCGAAATTACTTGCTGACCAGGAGGAAGACCAAATCAGGCTGCTTGCTACGTTATTGGTTGAGAAGCAG TTGCATAAGTTAGAAACGAAGTTGGCTTTTTTTACGGAGATGGACAGTTTGGTGATGAGGGTTAGGGAACTACTGGAAAGGTCAAAGCAGAGACTTTACCAGGAGCGTGCACAGATAATTGCTGTTCGTCTTGGTGTATCTAATTCATCTTCTAGGCCTATGTCTCAGTCGTTACCTGTCAATAGGGCTGCAATGCATTTTGCGAACTCAGCACTAAGACCTCCGGGGAGCATGACCTTTCAACGGCCACCAATTGCAAGACCTGTGATGCCATCCAATCCTATGGCAGGAAATTCAATTCAATCCAATCAGGGCAACCATTCTTCAGCCGGAATGAATTAA
- the LOC141667970 gene encoding SWI/SNF complex subunit SWI3D isoform X2, which produces MEIRNLIMNKFHANPNTRIELKDLCEISLGDLNAKQEIIEFLDYWGLINYHPFPETESSILNIDADEAEKTDSLLQKLYHFDKEESSAQAILKSNVTTPTLASRLFPESSLAEELMTAEGPSVEYHCNSCSADCSRKRYHCQKQADYDLCTDCFTSGKFDSDMSPSDFILMEPADAAGASSGKWTDQETLLLLEALELYKENWNEIAEHVATKTKAQCILHFVQMPIEDPFMDCDDQPDVSLRDEVGPISGTEDAHDSKDVNGGAEHEDKDISSPPLSTSIENSNPAGISEAQVIQEQGENCILKALREAFEVVGSPHSPEDKFSFSEAGNPVMALAAFLVRLVEPDVVTASTRTSLKAISGNVSGTQLASRHCFLLEDPMVEEKKTADSTSQGVGHEGQNNVIQESKKDDENLNSVSDKIDLSSEHDIENRETSVREVKEQLVSPNGECLDNSQASKGPDLVHEKVEPGPVTKSDIEKLPKELEANVEPPPTSPEKAEDARFQGAASQSLDAQKEDEMLYSNSIEALKNEKLSSSISEQKDQGHVVTSVSIVQNADNKDVREAEDSKNENKDSADTKDDLCIEKIKHAAVTAVSSAAVKAKLLADQEEDQIRLLATLLVEKQLHKLETKLAFFTEMDSLVMRVRELLERSKQRLYQERAQIIAVRLGVSNSSSRPMSQSLPVNRAAMHFANSALRPPGSMTFQRPPIARPVMPSNPMAGNSIQSNQGNHSSAGMN; this is translated from the exons ATGGAGATTCGTAACTTGATCATGAATAAATTTCATGCAAATCCTAATACAAGAATTGAATTAAAAGATCTATGTGAGATCTCACTTGGGGATTTAAATGCAAAGCAAGAGATTATCGAATTTCTTGATTATTGGGGTCTAATTAATTACCATCCATTTCCAGAGACCGAGTCTTCTATTTTGAATATTGATGCCGATGAAGCAGAAAAAACAGATTCTTTGCTTCAAAAACTGTACCATTTTGACAAGGAAGAATCAAGTGCACAAGCAATTCTCAAAAGTAACGTGACAACACCAACTCTTGCATCTCGCTTGTTTCCTGAGTCTTCTCTTGCTGAAGAGTTGATGACAGCTGAAGGTCCATCTGTTGAATATCATTGCAACTCTTGCTCAGCTGATTGCTCTCGCAAGCGGTATCATTGCCAGAAGCAG GCCGACTATGACTTATGCACTGACTGCTTCACCAGTGGCAAGTTTGACTCTGATATGTCCCCTTCTGATTTCATCTTAATGGAGCCTGCTGACGCTGCTGGTGCCAGCAGTGGGAAATGGACTGATCAAGAGACACTTCTTCTTCTTGAAGCACTAGAACTTTACAAAGAAAACTGGAATGAAATTGCTGAGCATGTCGCTACTAAAACCAAAGCTCAGTGTATCCTGCACTTTGTTCAGATGCCGATTGAGGACccttttatggattgtgatgatcAGCCTGATGTGAGCCTCAGAGATGAGGTAGGCCCAATTTCAGGCACTGAAGATGCTCATGATTCTAAAGATGTGAATGGAGGTGCAGAACACGAAGATAAAGACATCAGCAGTCCTCCCTTGTCCACTTCCATAGAAAATTCAAATCCTGCAGGCATCAGTGAAGCACAAGTGATTCAGGAACAAGGCGAAAACTGCATCTTGAAGGCACTTAGAGAAGCATTTGAAGTTGTCGGCTCTCCTCATTCGCCTGAAgataaattttctttttctgaagCTGGGAATCCTGTTATGGCTTTG GCAGCATTCCTCGTAAGATTAGTGGAACCTGATGTTGTTACTGCTTCAACTCGTACTTCTCTTAAAGCAATATCTGGCAATGTCTCTGGTACGCAACTGGCTTCAAGGCACTGCTTTCTGTTGGAAGATCCGATGGTTGAGGAGAAAAAAACTGCAGACTCAACAAG TCAAGGGGTTGGACATGAAGGTCAAAATAATGTCATTCAGGAGAGCAAGAAGGATGATGAGAACTTAAATTCAGTCTCTGATAAAATTGATTTATCAAGTGAACATGATATAGAAAACAGGGAGACTTCTGTAAGAGAAGTAAAAGAACAATTAGTTTCTCCAAATGGTGAATGCTTAGACAATTCTCAAGCTTCAAAAGGGCCAGATTTGGTTCATGAAAAGGTTGAACCTGGCCCTGTAACCAAGTCAGATATTGAGAAATTACCCAAGGAACTAGAAGCTAACGTTGAGCCTCCTCCAACTTCTCCAGAAAAGGCCGAAGATGCTAGATTTCAGGGAGCAGCTTCTCAATCATTAGATGCTCAAAAAGAAGACGAGATGTTATACTCCAATTCCATAGAGGCTCTAAAGAATGAGAAGTTATCTTCTTCCATTTCAGAACAGAAAGATCAGGGACATGTAGTAACTTCAGTCTCTATCGTTCAAAATGCAGACAATAAAG ATGTAAGAGAAGCGGAAGACAGCAAAAATGAGAACAAAGATTCTGCTGATACCAAAGATGATCTCTGCATTGAGAAGATAAAACATGCTGCTGTTACTGCAGTCTCATCCGCAGCTGTGAAGGCGAAATTACTTGCTGACCAGGAGGAAGACCAAATCAGGCTGCTTGCTACGTTATTGGTTGAGAAGCAG TTGCATAAGTTAGAAACGAAGTTGGCTTTTTTTACGGAGATGGACAGTTTGGTGATGAGGGTTAGGGAACTACTGGAAAGGTCAAAGCAGAGACTTTACCAGGAGCGTGCACAGATAATTGCTGTTCGTCTTGGTGTATCTAATTCATCTTCTAGGCCTATGTCTCAGTCGTTACCTGTCAATAGGGCTGCAATGCATTTTGCGAACTCAGCACTAAGACCTCCGGGGAGCATGACCTTTCAACGGCCACCAATTGCAAGACCTGTGATGCCATCCAATCCTATGGCAGGAAATTCAATTCAATCCAATCAGGGCAACCATTCTTCAGCCGGAATGAATTAA